A portion of the Lolium rigidum isolate FL_2022 chromosome 1, APGP_CSIRO_Lrig_0.1, whole genome shotgun sequence genome contains these proteins:
- the LOC124681908 gene encoding zinc finger protein 593 homolog, whose translation MGGKCPHRKVKKRRLSHKTARRGKFLLNADDAVYDELVKLADKGKDCEGKALPVDEDLPGMGQFYCLHCDRYFADETVKEDHYRSKRHKKRVKTLSGPAPHTQLDADLAAGMGMPDNGLKLMST comes from the exons ATGGGTGGCAAGTGCCCACACCGCAAGGTCAAGAAGCGCCGTCTCTCTCACAAGACGGCGCGCCGCGGCAAGTTCCTCCTCAACGCCGACGACGCCGTCTACGACGAGCTCGTCAAGCTCGCCGACAAGGGGAAGGACTGCGAAGGCAAGgctctccccgtcgacgaggacctCCCCGGCATGGGACAGTTCTACTGCCTCCACTGCGA TCGGTACTTCGCGGATGAGACTGTCAAGGAGGATCACTACCGCTCCAAGCGCCACAAGAAAAG GGTGAAGACATTGTCTGGACCAGCCCCACACACGCAACTAGATGCTGATCTTGCTGCTGGAATGGGAATGCCTGACAATGGCTTGAAGCTCATGTCCACATGA